One window of Plasmodium gaboni strain SY75 chromosome Unknown, whole genome shotgun sequence genomic DNA carries:
- a CDS encoding putative mitochondrial ribosomal protein L49 precursor — protein MNLFKYMHTPKSYFSIYNEYLNSYKKKINKIPFYIRRTASDNLPVFLKYKNNKNLVITVIRKIKGNKEILKREIKSICNSDVIEKPDSFLIRGNHKKKIKDYFKYIGY, from the exons atgaatttatttaaatatatgcaTACACCAAAATCATACTTTAGTATATAcaatgaatatttaaattcttacaaaaaaaaaataaacaaaatacCCTTTTATATAAGGAGAACAG CGTCAGATAATTTGCctgtttttttaaaatacaaaaataataaaaatctGGTTATAACTGttataagaaaaattaaGGGAAACAAAGAA aTTCTTAAAAGAGAAATTAAAAGTATATGCAATAGTGACGTCATTGAAAAACCGGATTCGTTTTTAATTCGAGGAAACcacaaaaagaaaataaagGAT tattttaaatatattggttattaa